A genomic window from Streptomyces broussonetiae includes:
- a CDS encoding DUF1772 domain-containing protein: protein MLNALEVFTTVVVGLMVGVEFSVAFVLNPILNALPEDSGQLGHAHGGRMLGAVMPVWYIGSLVLSALWAIAAWHHHGVALVVIAAALLILSVIMSLLLLVPINNRNKTWTPENRPEDWKEQMNRWERFHYVRVAVIIAAFALLVAALA, encoded by the coding sequence ATGCTCAACGCACTCGAGGTCTTCACCACCGTTGTCGTCGGCCTGATGGTGGGGGTGGAGTTCTCCGTCGCCTTCGTCCTCAATCCGATCCTCAACGCGCTCCCCGAGGACAGTGGCCAACTCGGCCACGCCCACGGGGGTCGGATGCTCGGCGCCGTGATGCCGGTCTGGTACATCGGCTCGCTCGTCCTGAGCGCGCTCTGGGCCATCGCCGCATGGCATCACCACGGCGTCGCCCTCGTCGTCATCGCCGCCGCGCTGCTGATCCTGAGCGTGATCATGTCGCTCCTGTTGCTCGTCCCGATCAACAACCGGAACAAGACGTGGACCCCCGAGAACCGGCCCGAGGACTGGAAGGAGCAGATGAACCGCTGGGAGCGCTTTCACTACGTCCGCGTCGCCGTCATCATCGCCGCCTTCGCCCTGCTGGTCGCCGCCCTCGCCTGA
- a CDS encoding TetR/AcrR family transcriptional regulator, translating into MSVQERKQRERAERERLIVATARELAEQQGWDAVTTRRLAERIEYSQPVLYSHFRGKREIIGAVALQGATEMAAALRAATAAAGGPRARVTALARAYLDFAERNPAVYDAMFELDGGLAFAHEDTPEPLKDAFAALLESLGEVAGDGVHPGLFTEVFWAALHGLATLTRAGRLPPEYAERRLELLVDRLARL; encoded by the coding sequence ATGTCGGTACAGGAACGCAAGCAGCGCGAACGGGCGGAGCGCGAACGCCTCATCGTGGCGACGGCCCGCGAACTCGCCGAGCAGCAGGGCTGGGACGCAGTCACCACTCGCCGGCTCGCCGAGCGCATCGAGTACAGCCAGCCCGTCCTCTACAGCCACTTCCGCGGCAAACGCGAGATCATCGGCGCCGTCGCCCTCCAGGGCGCCACCGAGATGGCCGCGGCGCTACGGGCCGCGACCGCCGCCGCGGGCGGCCCGCGCGCCCGGGTCACTGCCCTCGCCCGCGCCTACCTCGACTTCGCCGAGCGCAACCCGGCGGTCTACGACGCCATGTTCGAGCTCGACGGCGGCCTGGCATTCGCGCACGAGGACACCCCGGAGCCGCTGAAAGACGCCTTCGCCGCCCTGCTGGAAAGCCTCGGCGAGGTCGCCGGGGACGGCGTCCACCCGGGACTGTTCACCGAGGTGTTCTGGGCGGCTCTGCACGGGCTGGCGACCCTGACCCGGGCGGGACGGCTACCGCCGGAGTACGCCGAGCGGAGGCTGGAGCTGCTGGTGGACCGACTCGCCAGGCTCTGA